The genomic segment GAGATGTCGATGAGCAAGTGCTACCGCGCCACTGCTGGACAGCTTCGCTGCGCCACGTGCCACAATCCGCATTTCGAGCCTGCACCTGAAAAAGCATCCGCGTACTTCAACCAGAAGTGCATGGCGTGCCACGCCGATCGCCAGTGCACTCTCCCGCAAGCTGATCGCGCCAAAACTTCTCCTGCCGACAACTGCATCGGCTGCCACATGCCGCACCGCGATGCACCAGAGACCGCTCACACCAGTCTCACCAATCACCGCATCCTGAAACGGCCGGGCGAGCCTTGGCCCAACGAAGCATTCAAGCAAACCACCCCCGCGCTCCCCGATCTCGTGCACATCGATGCGGTGCCGCGGCAGTCAGACCAAATTCCTGCAGCCACTCTCGTCGAAGCCTACCGCGAAATCGCCAGCCGCAGGCCTGAATACCAGGAGAAGTACGAGCAAACGCTCGCTCAGGCTCAGACAGCCCTTCCCGGCGACGCTGCCGTGCAACTCGATCTCGGACGCATCAGCCTCGCCCGCGATCAGCCAGCCGAGGCGGTCACCTATCTGCAGCGCGCCGCCACGCTGAGCCCTAACGATCCAGCAGCCTTCGGCTACCTCTCTCAGGCGCTCTCGCGCGTGGGCCGCGTTCATGAAGCCATCGCCGCCAGCCGCAAAGCCGTCGAGCTCGACCCCTTCGAGCCCCTCTGGCGCAAAGGCCTCATCGATCAGTACATCACCGCGCAGCAATACAGCGACGCTACGCTAGCCATGAAGCAATACCTCGATCAGTTCCCTGAAGACGGCTCCATGCGCAAGATATATGAGTTCGCAACCCACTGAGGCGTCAGCCCACCCGCATTCTTATGGAAGCACGGGCCGTGCTTTGAAGATTCCTGCAAACGATGCGCGATAGCGCCAGAAGATCACCAGCCACAAGATGGTCACAATGAATCCGGCCGGCAGGCCCATGGGAGCGATCAAGAACCCCGCCAGCAGAATATTAAAGATGACCGGACCCAGAATCGCGAGCGCCAGTGGCACAAACAAATTGACCAACAGCAGAATCCCCGGAATCACCTCGCACAAACCAACCACAAACATCCAATGCGAAGCGGTCATAGCGTGCGTGAATTCCTGGGCAATTCCCGTCTGTGTGGGATTCGGCATCCATGTCACTAAGTGATTGGAGCCGAACACCACCAGGACCAACCCCAGCAAATAACGGCATACAGTCGCTGCTTGCTTCAAAAAAGCCTCCTGAACATTCCCATAGTCCCGACCGATCCGGAACCGCGACTGCACGCGGAGCGGCGATTCGTAAAGGATGTTTTCCCATCCTAGCCCGATTCACCAATGTCAATCCGGGATAAAATCAATCATGGCAGGAGGACCGGGCGGTCGCTGCCGGATGCTCGAGCGCAAGCGAGAGCGGCCGGGGGAGGAAAGTCCGAACTCCGCAGGGCAGTGTGCCGGATAACGTCCGGGACGCGGGCGTTAAGGCCCGTGGACGGCCAGTGCCACAGAGAACATACCGCCTCGGCTACCCCGTCTTTTGGCGGGACTCCCCGGGCCGGTCCGCCTCAATTGAGTTGGCGGCCGGCCCGGTGCCGGGGTAAGGGTGAAAAGGTGCGGTAAGAGCGCACCGCTGCGACGGTAACGGCGCAGGCATGGTAAACCCCACACGGAGCAAGACCAAATAGGGAGGGAAGCCGCGGGCAAGGAGCGATGCCCGTGCTCGGTGCCGGCCCGGCGCCGAAAGCCCGCTCCATGCAATGGCGAAACCTCCGGGTAGGTCGCTGATGAGCGCGAGCGGTAACGCTCCGCCTAGAGGAATGACCGCACACGACAGAATTCGGCTTACAGGTCCTTTTGCCGAATCATCACCAAACATGCCGAAACCCGCTGACCAAGCGGGTTTCGACACCAGAACTGACCACTGTCTTCTACTTCGGCTTCAGCGAGTCAGCCAGCGTCATCATGTTCTGCGGCGCAATCCGTATCAGCCCGCCCTGCGGGCTGTCCACGTCAGCGATCAGCAGGAACGACGCCGCAATCGCCAGCGGCACCACCAGCAGCGTGAACGCCTGGGCCCTCTTCTCCCCGTAGCCAATCAGGAAATTGCTGAACAACGCAATCACAATCATGAGCGCCCACGCCGGCAGAGGGATGCGCTTCCACCGCGCCGCCTGCGTGTATCCCTGCCGATTGATCACATCGTTCATCCCAGTAACCACGACCGCCGAAATCGGATCCCGCTGCGCAACGGCGGCTTTGCTTACCGTACTCCACATCTCGTTTTGAAGCTGCGCAGTCTTGTTCGCGAGATCCGTAACGTCCACGGAGGCATGCGCCTGGTAGCGCTGGATTCGCAAATCGAGATACCGCACAAGCTGCGCTTGCACCACCGCCTTCGCCGCGTCCGGCATCAGGTCGGCCCGCTGATACTCGGTCCCGATCGCATTTGCCTCTTCTTCTTCGTAGTCCTTCCGCTGATCGTAGCGGCTGATTGCCATCGAAAAGCTGAACCCAATCAGCAGTCCAAGCAGCGTGAGCGTCGCACCCAGAACCACGGTGTACTCGTCCTTCTCCAGGTCCTCGTCGCCCTTGCGTCTCCTGCGAACCGCCGATCCAAGCCACGCAAAACCGGACAGCAACACCAAAGTCAAAACAGACAGAATCACGGGATAGTTCATAATCTGGCTCATCCGAGCACTCTCTTTCGTGCCACAGCCGCCACTACACAGTCACTGCGCGGATGTTATGAAGAGAGGCTATCGGGCACCATACTCTCATTTAACTGGTAGAAGTGCCAGCGCATAGCGAGCGTCTGCATTGCCGACTCCGATACCATTGGCCTATGCTCCGCGTGAAACTGCTGGACCCCAGCGCACTGCCGCCTATCGTGGCTCACCCGGGTGAAGACCTCGGCTACGACGTCTTCGGACTCGACTCTGTAATGCTGGCATCGCGCCAGACCGTTCGCCTACGCACCGGCATCGCCGTCGAGGCACGCCATCCCCAAACCGGCGCCCCGCTCGGCCTCCTGGTTCGCGATCGCTCGTCCATGGCCGCCCGCGGCCTGGCCTGCACCGGCGGCGTTATCGACGCCGGATACCGCGGTGAGATCCTCATCGTCATGACCAACCTCGGCGACGCCCCCATCGAACTCAAAGCCGGCGAGAAAATCGCCCAGATGGTTCCCGTCCCCGTCCTCACTGGCGCCGTCGAGCAGGTCGAAAACCTCGAAGACTCCGCCCGCGCCGAAAAAGGTTTCGGAAGTTCGGGCAGATAGCGCGCCTTCCGCACCAGAAAAACAAATCGCAACAC from the Occallatibacter riparius genome contains:
- a CDS encoding dUTP diphosphatase, with translation MLRVKLLDPSALPPIVAHPGEDLGYDVFGLDSVMLASRQTVRLRTGIAVEARHPQTGAPLGLLVRDRSSMAARGLACTGGVIDAGYRGEILIVMTNLGDAPIELKAGEKIAQMVPVPVLTGAVEQVENLEDSARAEKGFGSSGR
- a CDS encoding DoxX family membrane protein, whose translation is MKQAATVCRYLLGLVLVVFGSNHLVTWMPNPTQTGIAQEFTHAMTASHWMFVVGLCEVIPGILLLVNLFVPLALAILGPVIFNILLAGFLIAPMGLPAGFIVTILWLVIFWRYRASFAGIFKARPVLP
- a CDS encoding bestrophin-like domain yields the protein MSQIMNYPVILSVLTLVLLSGFAWLGSAVRRRRKGDEDLEKDEYTVVLGATLTLLGLLIGFSFSMAISRYDQRKDYEEEEANAIGTEYQRADLMPDAAKAVVQAQLVRYLDLRIQRYQAHASVDVTDLANKTAQLQNEMWSTVSKAAVAQRDPISAVVVTGMNDVINRQGYTQAARWKRIPLPAWALMIVIALFSNFLIGYGEKRAQAFTLLVVPLAIAASFLLIADVDSPQGGLIRIAPQNMMTLADSLKPK